The DNA window ACCAGCATGCTCAGATAGCCGTGATGAGAGCAATAGAAAATCGTCGGTCGATAGCCAGGTGCGCAAATACGGGAATATCGGAGCTTATTGACCCTTTCGGGCGAATCACGAAAAAGATAGGACTCGGGAAAAGAGGCGTACTTTCCGGAGAGCTGAAGCTTCTTGATGAGGAAACGATATACAATAAGTACGGCGATTATGTCGGTTGGATAACCGCCGTTATCACACTTCTATTAGTAGGAATAAGTTATGTAAAGCTACCGTCAGGTAAAAATGAAGTATAAAATTATTTCAATCTTCTTGATTCTAATAGTGAGCGCTCAATTATCCGGGCAGGATGAAATAATGAATAATGTTCGATTTGCAGAAACAGCAATAAAAAAGATAGTGACCGACAGTCTGACGGTTAATGCGATTCCTAAAGAAAAAACGTATAGAATTTTAAGTTCAGAAAATGAAGCCAAGACTTTGTTTGTGACAACCGCAGTCAAAGAAGCGCTTGACGAAATGGGATATACCACTATATTGGATGATGATGTTGACACTCTCACAAATATTGTTGAATTGAATATTCTCAATCCGAAAATCAACTTTGAACTTCGCGACGGATTGAGAAAAATATCAGGAAACTTTAAGTTATTGCTTTATTCGAAGTCAGATGGGAATATAAATTGGGGAAAAGAAATGGATTTGAGTTTTCTGGGAAATGATTCGGTAAAGGGAATTGATACCGGTTTATTAGAACAGGGCGCTCCCGATTTTTTAAAGAGTAAGAGGGAAGTTAAATTCTCAAGCAGCAAAATGGAAAAATTTTTGGCAGGAGTGATCGCCGGGATTATTACATATCTTTTATATTCGGTGAGGAGTTGAAAATATTGAAATTGACTAAATCATCGGGAATTTTGATTGCTCTAATTATCTTAATCGGCAACTCCTACTTATATCCCTCAGATGGGGACGACAAAAAGATTATCCCTGTAGGATTGGTGCAGAGGATGTCTGCGGATGTGACTTCTAAAAGTATAAATGCAAATCTAATGCTGTCTCAGGGAATCGACTATGATAATTATCCTACAAAGAGAAAAGCTGTTTTGTTATCGTTCTTATTGCCGGGCTTGGGAGAAAAGTCAATCGGAAGTCATACATCAGCCAAAATATTTCATTCGTCCGAAACAGCGCTCTGGTTGTCATTGATATGGAACATAAAAGTTAAAAATTGGAAGAAAGAGGATTTTGAAGTTTTTGCTTCGGCAAATGCGGGAGTTGATATAAATGGCAAGGATGATCTGTTTTTCGCAAATATAGGCGGGTATAACACTGTTGAAGATTTCAACGCTTCCAGGAGACGGAGTCGAGACCCGACAAGCGTTTATAATTTGGAGGAGTATAGTTGGAACTGGAGTTCAAATGAGGCAAGGCTCAGGTATAAATCACTGCGGTTTGACAGTGAAAACGCTCAACTAAATATCGAATACACCATCGGATTTTTAATATTAAATAGAATAATTAGCGTTATGAATACAAGCTACAGATACGGACGGAATCAGATGATTGGCAGGTCTATCGAAAGCGCACAGTTGAAGATTAGCCCGGAAGGCACGCCTGTAGTTTCTATGAACTTCATATTCTGATTTTTCCTCCCGATAGAATCACTTTATCATCAATAGTCAAGGTCGGCTTGAGTAAAATGCCGTCTAAGTGAATTCCAACATCGCAGGTTCCGCCCATACTTATATTGTTTCCAAGCGCAACATGAACGGTTCCGAGAATTTTTTCGTCTTCTAAGATATTTCCCGTGAGAATCGCTTTATGGTTGGTTCCTATACCGAGTTCGGCGATATTTCTCCCCTTTTTACCGAAAGGCGCAAGCTGTTTTCTTAAAATGCGGGCTTCGCGTGTTCCGATAATTTTTGTGACATAGCCATTCGAAATATACATTTTAATAGGTTTTTTGATAATCCCTGTATTTCCCATAGAACCGTTGATTACCATTATACCATCCGTTTTCCCTTCCACCGGAGCTAAAAAAGCTTCGCCCGCCGGAATATTGCATGTCTCTCCCGGATTGGTTACGTATCCGGTATCGGGTATTCCTTTTCTCCCTTTGATGGACATTCTCAAATCAGTTCCCGACGCGGTAGTGATATGAACATTTCGACCTATAGTGAGAATATCTGATATTTTATTTGTGATAAGAGACATTCTTTTCATATCCGCATTCCCCGCGCGCGCTAACATATCTTCGTTTACGTTTGGAAGCGTGATGGTTCTCGCACCCTTTTTACTGGCTGCTCTTCGAGCATTTGTATGTGTCAGCGATTTGCTTGTGGGACAAATAAGAACATCGGTGGAGAGCATAAGCTTCGCTATGGCATCAGGCGGCTCTTCACCGTCTGTAGAGCGCGGAATCATATCAATGAGAAACGATTCGGCTCCCAATTCTTTTGCCCTTTCATGAAATAATATTCCGATATGCCGTGTTTTCGCATCAGTGATGACAAGAACCTTTTCACCCTTTTTTACGGCTAAGCTGTTAGTTAAAGCTGAATTTACGGCATCTGACAATCTCTTCAATAGAGCACCATCTGTAAAAATTGAATTATTTTTCCCTCGTTAATTCGGAGCATTTAACCAACTCAATTCTCCTAACAAAGTCAAGCAAAAGTTCCCTTGACCGGCCGATAATAAAATTCAACGAATGATTTCGCAGCAAATTTGACTTTTATTTTATTCAGCTTAACTTATCTACTCGTTAACAATGCTAAAAATATATCAGGATCAATAATCGACCTTTCCAATTCTTTTTATATGAAATATGATCCACGCGTTAAATCTATATTTTTTGTTTGTCTGCTCATTCTCGCAATGGTAGGAGGGATGCGGTCAACGCTGACTTCTCTGCTGTTTTTATTGATAATAATAGGAGTTGAGCCTTCGGGGTTTAAACGGTTTTGGCAGAGATCAAAATACTTTTTATTGCTTGTTCCGTTAACGTTCGTATTTCATTTTATTTTCAATGCGAGCTTTTTAGGTGGAACGGGATTATCATATTCGGATGAAATAGTGAACAAAGCGCTTTTTTTTACTTATCGGGTTGGAATATTAGTTTCTGCCGGAGCTTATTTCAGTATGACTGTTGAACCGGCAAGTTTGGCGGAATCTCTGAGGGAGTTGGCAGCTCCGTTAGGAAAAATCGGTGTTCCGCTTGAGCGTATCTCCCTTCTTTTTCTTTTGGCGCTGTCTTTTGTTCCGATAATTTCTGATCAGGCTGTTCGGATAAAGGAGGCACAGATTGCCCGCGGAATTTCAATGGGGAATAGTCTCTTTAGCAGAGTCAGACGGATGCTTCCTGTGCTGATTCCGCTTTTCACACTAAGCCTTGCTCGAGCGGAGCGATTAGCTCTTGTGCTTGAATCGAGAGGATATAGCAGTCCCGGCGCTAAAACACGATTAAAGAAGTTCAGATTTTCCACGGCTGATTATATATCAACATTTATTGCCACAGCGGTTACAGGAGCAACGTATTTTTAATATGAGGAATGTGAAACTTCTTTTGGAGTATGATGGAACTAACTACAGCGGGTGGCAAAAACAAAAAAACGGGATAACCGTGCAGGGGGAATTAGAAAAAAGTCTTAAAATAATAGTGGGGCAGGACTTGACGGTAACGGGAGCCGGAAGAACTGATAAAGGCGTGCATGCTAAAGGGCAGGTAGCGAACTTTAAAACATCCGCTGATATTCCTGCGGATAAGATAAAGAGCGGGCTTAACGGCACTCTACCGAGAGACATAAGGGTTCTTGCATCGGAGGATGTAGATGATAAATTTGATTCGCGCAGAAGCGCGATTGAACGGCACTACGGATATAAAATTATTAGGAGAGTGACTGCGCTTGAACGACATTTCGCTCACCGTCTGGAGATTGAATTAAATGTAAGTGAAATGAATTCTGCCGCAAATTTCATTATGACACAAAAAGACTTCAACTCATTTTGCAAAGCGACCTCGGGAACCGAAAACGGAAATTGTAACGTATTAAAATCCGTGTGGAATGAATATGATGATTTTTTGTATTATACTATAAGAGCTGACAGGTTTCTGCACCATATGGTAAGATCGCTTGTCGGCACAATGATAGAAATAGGTAACGGTAATATTGGTATTGAAGATTTTAAATTGATATTTGAGAAGTCTGATAGAAGAGCGGCAGGGCCTACTGCCCCTGCTCACGGGTTATATCTTGAAAAAGTTATTTATCCCAACGATGTGAATTGATAGAGGAGTGAAATGAAAATATTTTTAGATACTGCAAATGTGGATGAGATTAAAGAAGGCGCTTCATGGGGAATTGTGGATGGAGTAACAACAAATCCAACTTTAATCGCTAAAGAAGGTCGGGATTTTGAAACAGTAATAAAAGAAATTTGTGAACTTGTTGACGGGCCGGTAAACGCTGAAGTGGTAGGACTTAAAGTAGATGAAATGGTAGAAGAAGGCAGAAAGCTAAGAGAACTGCATAAAAACATCTGTGTTAAAATTCCTATGACGGTTGATGGCATAAAAGCTGTGAAGATTTTAAGCAGTGAAGGAACTATGACCAACGTAACGCTGATATTTTCAGCACTTCAAGCGCTATTAGCCGCTAAGGCCGGAGCTACTTTCGTTAGCCCGTTTGTAGGCAGGATAGACGATATGGCAGCTGAGGGGATGAATCTTATTGGTGATATCAGGCAGATTTACGATAATTACGGATATAAAACGGAAATAATCGTTGCGAGTATTCGGAACCCGATCCATGTGGTTGATTCAGCTTTATACGGAGCGGATATCGCTACGCTTCCGATGAAAGTGCTTCATCAGATGGCAAAGCATCCTTTAACGGATATTGGCTTGAAGCAGTTCCTTAAAGACTGGGAGTCAATGAAATCATAACAGGTTTTTGCATACGAAAGATGAAAGGTCATAAGTCGATATATTATATTTTAATATTATTGGTATCTGTTTCTTTAATACAAGATCTAACCGCGCAGGATAAAAACGATGCGAATGCATTTATTTCTAATAATAGAAATAATATGATAACAAGGACAGTTGCCGATGCCAGTCCGGCAGTTGCAGGAATAAATGCTACTCAGATTCGTGAATATTCACGGACTCCGTTTGACAAGGACCCTATTTGGTCGCTTCTGTTTCCTGATAGGGTATTCAGGCAAAGAATAAAAAGTTTGGGTTCCGGTTTTTTAATTTCATCGGATGGGTTTATACTGACCAATACGCACGTAATTGAAAACGCTGAAGAAGTTATAGTGACCTTATCTGATGGAACAGATCACAATGCCGATATAGTAGGCATTGATGAGGTATCTGATATTGCATTGCTGAAAATCAAGGGAAAAAATTTTCCATTCCTGAAAATGGGCAATTCAGATGATATAATTATCGGGGAATGGGTCATTGCTCTCGGTAATCCATTCGGGCTTTTCGACGTAAGTAAAAAGCCTACTGCAACAGTAGGTGTGGTATCCGGATTAGATCTTGATTTCGGTCAACAGGAATCAGGAAGAGTTTATCAGGATATGATACAGACGGATGCCTCGATAAACTCCGGAAACAGCGGCGGTCCATTGCTTAACGCAATTGGTGAAGTAATCGGTGTGAACACTTTTATCTTCACCGGTAGCCGGTTTTCTGAAGGGTCAATTGGAATCGGTTTCGCCATACCCGTGAACAGAGCAATTTCCGTTTATGAGGAATTAAGGACTATGGGTAAAGTTGATAGAAGTTTCTGGACGGGAATGGCAGTAAGAAACCTGAATCGGCTGTTAGCGAAACATTTGGACTTGAAAACTGAAAAGGGTGTGATTGTCACGAACGTTGAAAAGAAAAGCCCGGCTTCGAAAGCCGGATTACTCGTAGGCGATATAATTATTAAAGTAAATAATGTTGAAGTGATTGATGATGACGATATCTTCAGAATAATTGAGGAAAATTTTTTGAGAGCCGGAGATTTATTGACTATCGAAATTAAAAGAGGGAATTCGGTTAGAGGCGTTAAAATGATTTTAGGAAAATCTCACAAGTAATTATTATGATAGACCGATACACTCCGAAAGAAATAGGTAATGTTTGGACGGAAGAGCATAAATTTGATACCTGGCTCGAAATAGAAACCATAGTCGCCGAGGTGCAATCCGAAATAGGTATGATTCCGAAGGAAGCAGCAAAATCCATTCGCGCAAAGGGTAAGTTTTCCGTTAAGCGGATTGACGAAATTGAAAATGAAGTTAATCATGACGTAATCGCTTTTCTCACTAATGTTGCCGAGTATGTGGGTGATAATTCCGGTTATATGCATTTCGGAATGACCTCTTCAGACCTTCTTGATACATCACTCGCTATGAGGATGAAAGAAGCGGGAATGATAATCGCTAAAGAACTGTCGGTTCTTGAAGATGTATTGATAAAAAGAGCGTTAGAACATAAGAATTCCGTAATGGTAGGCAGAACCCACGGTATCCACGCAGAGCTGCTGACATTCGGTTTGAAGCTCGCCGTATGGATAGAGGAAGTGAGACGACATAAAAAAAGATGGTCAGAGGTATTAGAAGATATTTCTACAGGTCAAATATCGGGCGCTGTGGGAACGTATTCTCATTTGGGTCCTGAAATAGAATCTGCGGTATGTGAACGGCTTGGATTAACGCCTGCCCCTATATCCAACCAGATAATTCAGAGAGACAGACACGCAAGTTATCTGAACATGCTTGCATTGATAGCATCCAGCCTGGAAAAATTTGCTGTGGAAATTCGCCATTTACAGAGGACGGAAGTAAGAGAAGTTCAGGAGTATTTCAGTAAAGGACAAAAAGGCTCTTCGGCTATGCCGCATAAAAAAAATCCGATCCTCGCCGAAAGAATCAGTGGAATGGCGCGTCTCGTAAGAGGATATTCGCTTGCTGCTCTGGAAAATGTGGCGTTGTGGCACGAGCGGGATATATCTCATTCATCAGTTGAAAGAGTTATAATTCCGGATGCCACTATTACAGTGGTATATTGTCTTAAGAAATTTAGTTCATTAATGGAAAATCTGATAGTGGATCCGGATAGAATGAGAGAAAATATTAATCAATCATTTAATCTTGTTTATTCAGGGGGAGTGCTGCTTAAGCTGATTGAGAAAGAGATAGCCAGAGAAAAAGCATATTCGATTGTACAGACATCTGCAATGAAAGCCTGGAACGAGCAGATAGATTTTAAAGTATGTTTACAGGAAAATAACGAAGTTCAATCTCTGCTAAGTGAGGAAGAAATTGAAGAATGTTTCAAGCCGGAATTGAACTTAAAATACGTAGATGAAATATTTGATAGATTGAATCTACATTAACGGAGGAACGTGTTGGACAAGAAAAATCTTTTATATGAAGGTAAAGCAAAAAAAATATATTCTACCAAAGACGATGAACTTGTAATTCAACTCTTTAAGGATGATGCTACAGCAGGAAATGGCGCCAAGAAAGGTACTATTAAAGGAAAAGGCGAGGTCAACAATCAGGTATCGGCATTCCTATTCGATTATTTGAAAACCTTTGGCATTCCAACTCATTACGAGAAAAAGCTGACCGCTACATCCATGCTGGTAAAAAAACTTGAGATGTTCAAATTAGAAGTCGTAATGAGAAATATCGCTGCCGGAAGCCTTGTAAAGAAATACGGTATTAAAGAGGGGACGGAACTTGAGCAACCTGTGCTTGAGTATTATTTAAAAGAAGATAAGCTGCATGATCCGATGATAAGTAACGAACATGCTGTGGCATTCAAGCTTGCCACTCTGGACCAGGTGACGGAAATCGGAAAATATGCTAAAAAGATAAATGTTGTCTTAAAAGATTTTTTAATTAGAAGAGACCTACTGCTGGTTGATTTTAAATTGGAGTTCGGGCTTCAAAACGGAACAATCTATCTTGGTGACGAAATTTCGCCTGATACCTGCCGTTTCTGGGATGCAGAGACTAAAAAGAAACTTGACAAAGACCGGTTCAGGCAAGATCTTGGAGGCGTGGTAAGCGCCTACAAGGAAATTTTGTCAAGAGTTCTCGGTTAATATTAGAGATATAAGATGGCTTTAGACGGACTTCCATTCATTGGAGCAGCAGGATTAGTACTGATAATCTTGGGGATAATTGCATCCTTTACCGGAAGCAATATTATTTGGGGATTCACCTTCGCCGAAGGAGTGCTTTTGCTCTTTATAATTTTTTTCTTTCGTGATCCCGACAGAGTTACGCCGGAAGGAGTAGGACTTGTAATATCCGCCGCTGACGGTAAAGTAGTGGTGGTAAAAGAGGCGAGTTTTCCCGAACTGTCTGACGAAAAGCTGATTCAGGTGTCTGTATTTCTATCGGTATTCGATGTGCATATAAACAGGATTCCGATTTCGGGTGTTGTTGATGAAATAAAATATTACCCGGGAAAATTCTTAGCCGCCTGGAATGAAAAGGCATCGCTCGAAAACGAGCAAACGCTTATTTCTATTGACACTGGAAGCAAAAAAATATACTTTAAACAAATAGCAGGATTGATCGCAAGGCGAATAGTCTGGAAACTTGAACCCGGTCAATCTGTCAGCGCTGGAGAAAGATTCGGATTAATAAGGTTTGGAAGTCGGGTTGATATTCTCCTCCCGTTGAACTCGGAGATTCGAGTTAAAGTTGGTGATAAAGTTAAGGGAGGGGAAACAGTAATAGGGATTATAGATGTTTAGAATAAGCAAATCTGTGGTACCGAGTGTATTTACGGTTATGAACCAAATGAGCGGTTACCTCTCAATTCTTGCTACAATCAACGGCAAGTTTTCCATGGCAGCATATTTTATAATAATAGCTACTCTGTTTGACGCTCTTGATGGAAAAATAGCCCGTAAATTGAATCAGCCATCACATTTTGGGTTAGAATTTGATTCAATGGCAGACATTATCTCATTCGGACTTGCTCCCTCAGTATTACTTTATAAAGCCTTTTCCGGAGATTGGGTAGTGGCAGGAGCCATAGTTGCATTTGTGCCTCTATTATTCGCGGGAATAAGGCTGGCGAAATTCAATATTCATTCGGAGAAACATTCCGCAAAATTTGTGGGTTTACCCGTTCCGGGTATGGCGATGTTACATTCGTCATTGGTTCTTTTTAATTTTGCAGTCCCTTATAATATGGGGGCGGCAAGGTTTGTAATACCTCTTATAATTTTAACATCCACTCTTATGATAAGTCATATTCCTTTCGATAAATTCCCTCACTTCTCCTTAAAAAGAGATGGTAAGGTTAATATTATGTTGTGGATAATGGTCGCCTCAGGTATCTTGATGCTCACTTTCAGAGGTTTGGTAATATTCCCGATTACTTTTACATATCTAACCTATGTTATCGGTCGTTGGATACTGAATAATGGGAAAGAAGAATCAGAAATTACCGACTCCACTATCCGGGAATGACGGCGATTTGATAACAGCCAGGGTAAAAGTCACATTAAAGGACGGTATTTTAGATCCGCGGGGTAAAACTATCTTAGAAGCTTTTCCGGGGGTCGGCATAGAGGGAATCAAGGAACTCCGAACAGGTAAATATTTTGAAATTCTGTTTGATTCTGCTGAATTAGAAGAAGCTCGGATATCAACCGAAAAAGCCTGCGAAAAGCTGTTATCAAACCCTGTAATAGAGAAATATACTTATGAGTTGCTTGAGGAGTAAATGCGTTAAATGAAATTCGGTATAGTCGTATTTCCCGGATCAAATTGCGATTTAGACGCTCAACACGTATTACAGGACGTTCTTCTTCAAGACGTGAAAATGCTTTGGCACAAAAATTCCGAGCTTGAAGAAGTGGATGTAGTGATACTTCCGGGTGGATTCAGTTATGGCGATTATTTACGAGCCGGCGCAATTGCGCGGTTTTCTCCGATTATGGATTCTGTGATAGAATTTGCGAATAAAGGTAAACCTGTTCTTGGTATTTGTAATGGATTTCAAATATTGCTCGAATGCGGATTGTTGCCCGGAGCGCTGGTAACTAATGACTCTTTAAGGTTCATCAGCGACGATGTATATATTACACCTGAGGCAGATAATCCTGTTTATTCCGCGAAATATGAAAAATCACAGGTTTTAAAAATGCCGATAGCGCATATCGGAGGAAATTATTTTGCTGATGCGGAAACTTTGGCTCTGCTTGAGTCAAACAATCAGATAGCTTTCCGATATTGTGACAAGGATGGGAATGTGAACGATGAATCCAACCCGAACGGTTCAATTGCCGATATTGCCGGAATTTATAATAAATCAGGTAACGTGTTAGGATTGATGCCTCATCCGGAACGAGCGAGTGAATCCATTTTAGGCTCCGATGACGGATTGGGAATATTTGAATCAATAACAGCTGCGGGTTAAGCGAAAAAAAAGGATATGTTGAACAAAGGTAAACAAATTGGAATGGTAGTTACCATTATAGTGCTTGGCGCGGTAATAGGCACATTAGTGGGAAAAATCTTAGCATTTATCTTACCTGAAGGCGTAGTAAAACAATTTTTCCTGATTTCCACAACTTTATCAATAGGACCGGGGACAATAAATATAATATTGCTGTCTATTACAGTTGGATTTAGTATTACGTTAAACGTAATAAGCTTGATTGGAATCGGAATTTCTTATTATCTTCTAAGGTGGTGGCGTTAATAAATAACAGAGGAGCATAAAATGGGATTTCCCGGCGGTTGGGAATGGATTATAATTTTCCTTGTTATTCTATTGTTGTTCGGAGCGAAGCGTCTCCCTGAGCTTGCAAGGGGATTAGGCAAAGGCATTATGGAGTTCCGAAAAGCGGCGAAAGAGGTATCCCAGGAAATAAAGCAGGATGAAGCTGACGAATCCAAGGAAGATGACTCTCCGAAAGCTTAAGCGGTAATTCACTTTAGCAGCGATTCATATTAGGATAATCCTTCAATTTAAATTACGATATTCAGGAGTAGTGTGGAGGAGTACGAAAAGTTTCTAAGTAAGGTTGAAGATTCTATCGCTCTGTCGGCAGAACGGGAAGAGTTGAATATATTTACATATATCAACAATGATGAAATACGTGCCTCCGCGAACCGAATATCCGATAAAATGAAATCGGGGAATAACGGGGAGCTTTCAGGCAAAACTGTAGCGATAAAAGACCTGCTTTCCACAGAAGGAATTCCTACGACCTGTGCTTCGGGGATACTCAAGGATTTTGTACCGCTTTATGATGCAACGGTGGTGGATAAGTTAAAACAAAGCGGGGCTCTCTTATTCGGAAAAACTAATATGGATGAATTTGCTATGGGATCATCCAATGAAAACTCGTATTTCGGTCCTGTAAAAAATCCGCATGATCCTAAAAAAGTCGCCGGCGGTTCCAGCGGTGGTTCCTGCGCTGCGGTAGCGGCAGGCATTGTAGATATGGCTCTCGGAAGCGACACAGGCGGCTCAATTCGGTTGCCAGCCTCTTTCTGCGGGGTAGTTGGGATGAAGCCGACTTATGGGAGAGTGTCCAGGTACGGATTAACGGCGTTTGCGTCGTCTCTTGACCAAATAGGTCCGATAGCCAGTTCCGTCAGCGATTGCGCGGCTTTACTGAAAGTAATTTCCGGTTCGGATGAGCGCGATTCTACTTCCGCTGCAAATGAAGTACCGGATTATCCGAGTTTGCTCGAGAGTGATGTTAACGGATTGAAGCTCGGGTTACCGAAAGAGTATTATGGAGAGGGTTGTGATGAGGAGATAGTTGAAAGCGTCAGTAAAATTATTGATGACTTAAAGTCTAAGGGAGCTGAAGTAATCAATATATCGCTTCCCCACACGGAATATTCCATCGCAACATATTATATCATTGCCACTGCCGAGGCATCCTCAAATCTTGAGCGATATGACGGAATGCGTTACGGACATAGAGGAGCGGGAAGCGACCTGTCCGAAGTATATAATTCGTCAAGAAGTGAAGGATTCGGCGAAGAAGTTAAAAGAAGAATTATGCTCGGAACTTATGTATTATCAGCGGGTTACTACGACGCGTACTATAAAAAAGCGCAGCAGGTCAGAAGATTGATACGTGATGATTTTCTAAAGGCTTTCGAAAAGGTTGATGCGATAATCACTCCTACTTCACCGATAACGGCATTTAATATCGGCGAAAAAATGGACGACCCTCTGGCGATGTATCTTGTTGATGTTTACACAACTTCTCTTAACCTTGCCGGATTGCCGGGTATTAGCGTTCCCGGCGGAAAATCAACCGATGGAATGCCTATCGGTGTACAAATAATCGGAAAACCTTTTGATGAACTTGGAATACTGAGGATTGCCTCTAAAATTGAAGAGTCAATAATCACTTAGATTTTTACAACAAATCATTCTATTTTACCGTCTTAACGGTGGATTAGAATGATAT is part of the Candidatus Neomarinimicrobiota bacterium genome and encodes:
- a CDS encoding energy-coupling factor transporter transmembrane protein EcfT is translated as MTFILFSLTYLLVNNAKNISGSIIDLSNSFYMKYDPRVKSIFFVCLLILAMVGGMRSTLTSLLFLLIIIGVEPSGFKRFWQRSKYFLLLVPLTFVFHFIFNASFLGGTGLSYSDEIVNKALFFTYRVGILVSAGAYFSMTVEPASLAESLRELAAPLGKIGVPLERISLLFLLALSFVPIISDQAVRIKEAQIARGISMGNSLFSRVRRMLPVLIPLFTLSLARAERLALVLESRGYSSPGAKTRLKKFRFSTADYISTFIATAVTGATYF
- the purS gene encoding phosphoribosylformylglycinamidine synthase subunit PurS, whose protein sequence is MTARVKVTLKDGILDPRGKTILEAFPGVGIEGIKELRTGKYFEILFDSAELEEARISTEKACEKLLSNPVIEKYTYELLEE
- a CDS encoding phosphoribosylaminoimidazolesuccinocarboxamide synthase, which gives rise to MDKKNLLYEGKAKKIYSTKDDELVIQLFKDDATAGNGAKKGTIKGKGEVNNQVSAFLFDYLKTFGIPTHYEKKLTATSMLVKKLEMFKLEVVMRNIAAGSLVKKYGIKEGTELEQPVLEYYLKEDKLHDPMISNEHAVAFKLATLDQVTEIGKYAKKINVVLKDFLIRRDLLLVDFKLEFGLQNGTIYLGDEISPDTCRFWDAETKKKLDKDRFRQDLGGVVSAYKEILSRVLG
- a CDS encoding trypsin-like peptidase domain-containing protein, which gives rise to MITRTVADASPAVAGINATQIREYSRTPFDKDPIWSLLFPDRVFRQRIKSLGSGFLISSDGFILTNTHVIENAEEVIVTLSDGTDHNADIVGIDEVSDIALLKIKGKNFPFLKMGNSDDIIIGEWVIALGNPFGLFDVSKKPTATVGVVSGLDLDFGQQESGRVYQDMIQTDASINSGNSGGPLLNAIGEVIGVNTFIFTGSRFSEGSIGIGFAIPVNRAISVYEELRTMGKVDRSFWTGMAVRNLNRLLAKHLDLKTEKGVIVTNVEKKSPASKAGLLVGDIIIKVNNVEVIDDDDIFRIIEENFLRAGDLLTIEIKRGNSVRGVKMILGKSHK
- a CDS encoding aminopeptidase translates to MKRLSDAVNSALTNSLAVKKGEKVLVITDAKTRHIGILFHERAKELGAESFLIDMIPRSTDGEEPPDAIAKLMLSTDVLICPTSKSLTHTNARRAASKKGARTITLPNVNEDMLARAGNADMKRMSLITNKISDILTIGRNVHITTASGTDLRMSIKGRKGIPDTGYVTNPGETCNIPAGEAFLAPVEGKTDGIMVINGSMGNTGIIKKPIKMYISNGYVTKIIGTREARILRKQLAPFGKKGRNIAELGIGTNHKAILTGNILEDEKILGTVHVALGNNISMGGTCDVGIHLDGILLKPTLTIDDKVILSGGKIRI
- a CDS encoding adenylosuccinate lyase, which translates into the protein MIDRYTPKEIGNVWTEEHKFDTWLEIETIVAEVQSEIGMIPKEAAKSIRAKGKFSVKRIDEIENEVNHDVIAFLTNVAEYVGDNSGYMHFGMTSSDLLDTSLAMRMKEAGMIIAKELSVLEDVLIKRALEHKNSVMVGRTHGIHAELLTFGLKLAVWIEEVRRHKKRWSEVLEDISTGQISGAVGTYSHLGPEIESAVCERLGLTPAPISNQIIQRDRHASYLNMLALIASSLEKFAVEIRHLQRTEVREVQEYFSKGQKGSSAMPHKKNPILAERISGMARLVRGYSLAALENVALWHERDISHSSVERVIIPDATITVVYCLKKFSSLMENLIVDPDRMRENINQSFNLVYSGGVLLKLIEKEIAREKAYSIVQTSAMKAWNEQIDFKVCLQENNEVQSLLSEEEIEECFKPELNLKYVDEIFDRLNLH
- the truA gene encoding tRNA pseudouridine(38-40) synthase TruA, giving the protein MKLLLEYDGTNYSGWQKQKNGITVQGELEKSLKIIVGQDLTVTGAGRTDKGVHAKGQVANFKTSADIPADKIKSGLNGTLPRDIRVLASEDVDDKFDSRRSAIERHYGYKIIRRVTALERHFAHRLEIELNVSEMNSAANFIMTQKDFNSFCKATSGTENGNCNVLKSVWNEYDDFLYYTIRADRFLHHMVRSLVGTMIEIGNGNIGIEDFKLIFEKSDRRAAGPTAPAHGLYLEKVIYPNDVN
- the pssA gene encoding CDP-diacylglycerol--serine O-phosphatidyltransferase, with product MFRISKSVVPSVFTVMNQMSGYLSILATINGKFSMAAYFIIIATLFDALDGKIARKLNQPSHFGLEFDSMADIISFGLAPSVLLYKAFSGDWVVAGAIVAFVPLLFAGIRLAKFNIHSEKHSAKFVGLPVPGMAMLHSSLVLFNFAVPYNMGAARFVIPLIILTSTLMISHIPFDKFPHFSLKRDGKVNIMLWIMVASGILMLTFRGLVIFPITFTYLTYVIGRWILNNGKEESEITDSTIRE
- the fsa gene encoding fructose-6-phosphate aldolase, with the translated sequence MKIFLDTANVDEIKEGASWGIVDGVTTNPTLIAKEGRDFETVIKEICELVDGPVNAEVVGLKVDEMVEEGRKLRELHKNICVKIPMTVDGIKAVKILSSEGTMTNVTLIFSALQALLAAKAGATFVSPFVGRIDDMAAEGMNLIGDIRQIYDNYGYKTEIIVASIRNPIHVVDSALYGADIATLPMKVLHQMAKHPLTDIGLKQFLKDWESMKS
- a CDS encoding phosphatidylserine decarboxylase family protein, which codes for MALDGLPFIGAAGLVLIILGIIASFTGSNIIWGFTFAEGVLLLFIIFFFRDPDRVTPEGVGLVISAADGKVVVVKEASFPELSDEKLIQVSVFLSVFDVHINRIPISGVVDEIKYYPGKFLAAWNEKASLENEQTLISIDTGSKKIYFKQIAGLIARRIVWKLEPGQSVSAGERFGLIRFGSRVDILLPLNSEIRVKVGDKVKGGETVIGIIDV